Proteins encoded within one genomic window of Lysinibacillus louembei:
- a CDS encoding DUF3173 domain-containing protein: MITVTKKDLIELGYGTSFSADIIKKAKELMVTKGHSYYESRKLDRVPREAVEEILGINFSDDNRSD, translated from the coding sequence ATGATAACGGTCACTAAAAAAGACTTAATTGAGCTAGGATATGGAACTTCTTTTTCAGCGGATATCATTAAAAAAGCAAAAGAATTAATGGTTACAAAGGGGCATTCCTACTATGAGTCTAGAAAGCTAGATAGAGTCCCTCGTGAAGCTGTAGAAGAAATTCTTGGGATCAATTTTTCGGATGACAACAGGTCTGATTAG